From a single Rutidosis leptorrhynchoides isolate AG116_Rl617_1_P2 chromosome 5, CSIRO_AGI_Rlap_v1, whole genome shotgun sequence genomic region:
- the LOC139847642 gene encoding nuclear transport factor 2-like, whose amino-acid sequence MAMQAKSPAVVVPSAQVIGHAFVEQYYHILHQSPELVHKFYQDSSILSRPNPNGLMSSVTTMQAIDEKIQSLDYNNYKAEINTADAQDSHQAGVIVLVTGCLTGKDNVKKKFAQTFFLAPQEIGYFVQNDVFRFVEQSSPSETTSVSVGSIVESASAELAVPNADANNASDNPTYDSSTKSSADDLNNEPQVFNPENNEGSGSNLKEEVVDEPVSVPINPIETSPPNSTATQEEKKSYASIVRVAKVTGSSGSSHVQTNNLRWAPANTDQHKSRPAKPSPEPDTSVPVADNGPESINVYDDVEGHSIYVRNLPMNATVVQLEEEFKKFGRIKSNGIQVRSNKHQGFCFGFVEFESLDSMQNAIKAPLIAIGNRQVVVEEKRTTTRVGGGGGGRGRFPSGRGGGFRGRGGYFGGRSFGRNEFRYQGEFPNRSKGPTGRNSGVYQRVDKNGGGKTHSSTK is encoded by the exons ATGGCAATGCAGGCAAAAAGTCCTGCTGTTGTTGTACCGAGTGCTCAAGTTATTGGCCATGCGTTCGTTGAGCAGTACTACCACATTCTTCATCAATCTCCTGAATTAGTTCACAAATTTTATCAGGATTCGAGCATCTTAAGCCGACCCAATCCAAATGGACTTATGAGTTCTGTCACAACCATGCAA GCAATCGATGAGAAGATTCAGTCGCTTGATTACAACAACTATAAAGCAGAGATTAATACTGCAGATGCACAAGATTCACACCAGGCAGGGGTTATTGTTTTAGTGACCGGATGTTTAACTGGGAAAGATAATGTTAAAAAGAAATTTGCACAAACGTTCTTTCTTGCTCCACAAGAAATAGGATATTTTGTTCAAAATGACGTTTTTCGGTTTGTTGAACAAAGTTCACCTTCGGAGACTACTTCGGTGTCTGTCGGAAGTATTGTTGAGAGTGCATCAGCTGAGCTGGCAGTGCCAAATGCGG ATGCGAATAATGCTTCGGATAATCCCACATATGATTCTTCGACGAAATCATCCGCTGATGATCTCAATAACGAGCCACAAGTTTTTAACCCTGAAAATAATGAAGGGTCAGGATCAAATCTTAAGGAAGAAGTTGTGGATGAACCCGTTTCTGTTCCGATAAACCCGATTGAAACTAGTCCACCGAATTCCACTGCAACCCAAGAGGAGAAGAAATCATATGCATCAATT GTAAGAGTAGCCAAGGTTACCGGTTCATCTGGTTCGAGTCATGTTCAGACAAACAATTTAAGGTGGGCCCCTGCTAACACTGATCAACACAAATCTAGGCCTGCAAAGCCTTCTCCCGAACCAGACACATCGGTTCCTGTCGCTGATAATGGTCCCGAAAGCATCAACGTTTATGATGATG TTGAAGGTCACTCCATATATGTACGGAATTTGCCTATGAATGCAACGGTTGTACAACTTGAGGAGGAATTTAAAAAGTTTGGGCGTATCAAAAGCAATGGAATCCAAGTTAGAAGTAATAAG CATCAGGGGTTTTGTTTTGGTTTTGTGGAATTTGAGTCGTTGGATTCCATGCAAAACGCTATAAAG GCACCTTTGATCGCAATTGGCAATAGACAGGTTGTTGTTGAAGAAAAGAGAACTACAACACGAG TTGGCGGCGGTGGTGGTGGAAGAGGGCGGTTTCCCTCCGGAAGGGGTGGTGGTTTCAGGGGTCGAGGTGGTTACTTTGGTGGTCGAAGCTTTGGCAGAAACGAGTTTAGATACCAGGGCGAGTTTCCCAACCGTTCAAAGGGCCCCACGGGTCGTAATTCAGGGGTCTATCAACGAGTTGATAAAAACGGTGGTGGCAAAACACACTCTTCAACCAAATAA
- the LOC139847643 gene encoding uncharacterized protein, with protein sequence MSLFTPSMASQKPLAFVSKTSGYKKAATMKGRSTTTSNIKLLTNVEKLKLLTKAEKAGLLSAAEKAGFSLSSIEKLGLLSKAEELGVLSAATDPSTPSALLTLSLGLLALGPFLVFLVPEEYPWEIGLQVVVALVSVVGGSAAFAASNFVSNLQKSS encoded by the exons ATGTCACTTTTTACTCCATCAATGGCTTCCCAGAAGCCTCTTGCATTTGTTTCTAAGACTTCTGGCTATAAGAAG GCTGCAACAATGAAGGGTAGATCAACAACTACATCAAACATCAAACTGCTAACAAACGTCGAAAAACTGAAACTTTTGACAAAAGCCGAAAAAGCCGGTTTGTTATCTGCAGCAGAAAAGGCCGGTTTTTCACTATCATCGATAGAAAAACTCGGGTTACTTTCAAAGGCCGAAGAGCTCGGGGTCCTTTCAGCTGCAACTGACCCATCAACACCATCGGCTCTATTGACCTTAAGCTTAGGTTTACTGGCTTTGGGTCCGTTTTTGGTGTTTTTGGTACCTGAAGAGTACCCATGGGAAATTGGACTACAGGTGGTGGTTGCTCTTGTTAGTGTTGTTGGTGGTTCTGCTGCTTTTGCAGCCTCAAATTTTGTTTCTAATTTGCAAAAGTCAAGTTAA